In the Aristaeella hokkaidonensis genome, GCCGTAATTATTCTGTTGTTTATCAATGTGAGGAAAGTATGATCAAGTATACGCTCAAGCGGATCGGTATGGCCCTGCTGACGCTGCTTATAATCACTTTTCTGCTGTTCGTGCTGGTACGCATTATGCCGGGAAATCCTTTCCCCTCTGAGCGCATGAGCGCGGAACAGATCCAGAACAAGCGGGCTGAGATGGGACTGGATGATCCGATTCTGACCCAGTTTATCCGGTATATGGGAAATGTGATGCACGGAGATTTCGGAAAGGGAACCTCCCTGTATTACGGTGCCCCGATCAGCACGGTGCTGAGCACGGCTATCTCCAATTCCTTCCGCATCGGCGGCATAGCGATACTGCTGGGTTCGCTGGTGGGACTGCTGCTGGGAATTACGGCTGCACTGAACCGGGGAAAATTCCTGGACGGATTCTGTACCGTATTCTCAATCCTGGGCGTATGCGTGCCGAGCTACGTATTCCTGATTTTCCTTCAGTATACGTTCTCCTTTAAAATCCCGTTCTTTCCTTATTTCTTTGACGCGAACCGATTCCTGTTTTCCTCTGTGATCCCTTCGGTCTCGCTTTCGCTGTTTACGATGTCCACGATTGCCCGTTTCACCCGGAACGAAATGGTGGACGTGTTTGACAGCGACTATGTGCGGCTGGCCGAATCGAAGGGTATGTACGGCCGGAACCTTGTGATGAAACATGTGCTCCGCAATGCCCTGATCCCGATTGTGACGGTGCTGGCTCCGCTGATCGTGGACCTGCTGACAGGCGCACTGGTAGTGGAGAAGATCTACGGCATCAACGGTATCGGCAAACTCATGGTGGACGCGATTGCCGGAGAAGGTATTGACTACAACTATGTGCTGGCGCTGGGCATCCTGTACTCCGCCCTGTATATCGGCATCATGCTGGTGGTTGACCTGCTTTACGGCGTACTGGATCCCCGGATCCGTGTGTCCGCCAAGGGAAAGGAGGCGTGAGCAGGATGGAGAAAACCTATACTCCCGTCAAAGAGGATTTTACCCTGCTTGACCGGCAGGATCTGTATACGGATAAAAACTTCGCCTCCCAGAGTTACTGGAAAGGCGTCGCGATTCATTTCTTCAAAAACCGCCGGGCGGTGATCGGACTGGTGATCGTACTGCTGATCATCCTGTTTGCTGCCATCGGACCGTCGCTGAATGAATTCGGCTACCGGGACATCGTGCAATACCGGAATGAGAACAACAAGCGAGTTGTGGCCAAGGGTATTTCCCCGCAGATTCCGGCACTGCATAAACTGTTCACGGGAGAAGAACCGGAAGGAAACTTCGGCAGCTACACATTCCTGTTCGGCACAGATGACCTGGGACGCGACCTGTGGACCCGCACCTGGTACGGTGCCCGGGTTTCCCTGCTGATTGCCTTCGTGACCATTATCATTGATATGATCATCGGCATGAGTTACGGCCTGATATCAGGCTATTTCGGGGGTATGACAGACAACATCATGCAACGGGTAGTCGAGGTGGCCAACAGCGTTCCGCGGCTGGTGATTGTTTCCGTGCTGGCAATCTTTATGCCAAAGGGCATCTGGCTGGTGATTATCGCCCTGCTGCTGACCGAGTGGATCGGTATGAGCAAGATTGCCCGGGCGGAGATGCTGAAGACCAAGGAACAGGAATATGTCCTGGCCAGCCGGACGCTGGGTGCCCGGAACGGACACATCATCTTCCGGGAAATCCTGCCCAACACCATCGGGCCGATCATTACCCAGGTGATGTTCTCCATCCCGACGGCTATCTTTACCGAAGCGTTCCTGAGCTTTGTCGGCGTCGGCATTGCACTGCCCATGTGCTCTGTCGGTACCCTGATTGAAGACGGCTTCAACAACATCACAACGCTGCCTTATCAGATCCTGCCGCCGATTATCGTGCTGGCCCTTCTGATGCTTGGATTCAACTTCATCGGCGACGGACTGCGCGAAGCGCTGGCTCCGAAGCTGGAAGATATGTGAGGAGGGGAGACAGATGAGCGAGACACCGAAGAAAATCCTCGATATCAAAAATCTGGATATCTCCTTCAAAACAAACGCCGGTATTGTGCATGCCATCCGGGGCGTCAGCCTGGACCTGTGCAAGGGTGAAACCGTAGCTGTTGTGGGTGAATCCGGTTCGGGCAAATCGGTGACCATGAAGGCTGCCATGGGCCTGCTGGACAGCAACGCCATCATCAACAGCGGAGAAATCCTGTATACCTATACGGACAAGGACGGCAACGAGGTCACCACAGACCTGCTGAAACTGAGCCGGAAGGAACTGCGCCGGGACATCAACGGACAGCGGATCGCCATGGTATTCCAGGATCCCATGACCAGCCTGGATCCTACCATGACCATCGGCAAACAGATCATGGAAGGCATGTTCCTGCACAAGCATATGGAAAAAGAAGCCGCCCGGAAGCGGGCGATTGAGCTGCTGGACCTGGTCGGTATTCCGGAAGCGGAAAAGCGGTTCAAAAACTATCCGCATCAGCTGTCCGGCGGTATGCGGCAGCGGGTGGTTATCGCCATCGCCCTGAGCGCGGATCCGGACATCCTGATCTGTGACGAACCTACCACGGCACTGGACGTGACCATCCAGGCGCGCATCCTGGAACTGATCATGGATATCCAGAAGAAAATGAAGCTTTCCGTCATCTATATTACCCATGACCTGGGAGTCGTGGCCAAGGTGGCGGATTATGTGAACGTGATGTACGCCGGAAAGATCGTGGAAGTGGGCAACGTCAACGAGATCTTCTATGAGCCGAAGCATCCCTATACCTGGGGCCTGCTTTCCTCCATGCCGGACCTGGATACGGACGATGAACGCCTGTATTCCATCCCCGGAAGCCCGCCCAACCTGTTGCATGAGCCGAAGGGAGACGCTTTCGCAGCCCGGAACCAGTTTGCCATGGCAATCGACGAGAAGGAAGAGCCGCCGATGTTCCAGGTGTCACGTACGCATTTTGCAGCGACATGGCTGCTGCATCCCGACGCCCCGAAGGTTGAGATGCCCACGGAGCTGAAGACCCGGATTGAACGGGCGCAGAAGGAGGTGGCAAAATATCTATGAGTGAACCGCTTCTGAGAGTGGAGAACCTGAAGCAGCACTTCAGGATTTCCCGCAGCTATACCGTTAAGGCTGTAAACGGCGTATCCTTTGAGATTTATCCCGGAGAGACCTACGGACTTGTGGGAGAATCCGGATCCGGAAAGACCACCATCGGCCGCAGCATTATCCGCCTGTACAATCCTACTGATGGAAAGATTATCTTCGACGGTATGGATATTACCGGCAAGCTGGAAGGCAAAACCAGGGAAACCCTGCGGGAGAACATGCAGATGATCTTCCAGGACCCCATGGCCTCCCTGAATCCCAGGAAAAAGGTTTCTGATATCATCGGCGAAGGCCTGGATATCCATCACCGGTACAAATCCCGGGAAGACAGGGCGGAACAGATCAGCGCCATGCTGCGGAAGGTGGGCCTGTCTCCGGAACACGCATCCCGCTATCCGCATCAGTTTTCCGGCGGACAGAGGCAGCGCGTCGGCATTGCCAGGGCCCTGATCATGAACCCCAAACTGATTATCGCTGACGAATGTATTTCCGCACTGGACGTGTCCATCCAGGCCCAGGTGGTGAACCTGATGAAGGATATCCAGGAGGAGACCTCCTGTGCCTATCTGTTCATCGCCCATGACCTGAGCATGGTGAAGTATATCTCCGACCGGATCGGCGTACTGCACCTGGGATATCTTGTGGAGGCGGGAACCAAGGAGGAGATCTTCTCCAACCCGGTTCATCCGTATACCAAATCCCTGCT is a window encoding:
- a CDS encoding ABC transporter permease, which encodes MIKYTLKRIGMALLTLLIITFLLFVLVRIMPGNPFPSERMSAEQIQNKRAEMGLDDPILTQFIRYMGNVMHGDFGKGTSLYYGAPISTVLSTAISNSFRIGGIAILLGSLVGLLLGITAALNRGKFLDGFCTVFSILGVCVPSYVFLIFLQYTFSFKIPFFPYFFDANRFLFSSVIPSVSLSLFTMSTIARFTRNEMVDVFDSDYVRLAESKGMYGRNLVMKHVLRNALIPIVTVLAPLIVDLLTGALVVEKIYGINGIGKLMVDAIAGEGIDYNYVLALGILYSALYIGIMLVVDLLYGVLDPRIRVSAKGKEA
- a CDS encoding ABC transporter permease; the protein is MEKTYTPVKEDFTLLDRQDLYTDKNFASQSYWKGVAIHFFKNRRAVIGLVIVLLIILFAAIGPSLNEFGYRDIVQYRNENNKRVVAKGISPQIPALHKLFTGEEPEGNFGSYTFLFGTDDLGRDLWTRTWYGARVSLLIAFVTIIIDMIIGMSYGLISGYFGGMTDNIMQRVVEVANSVPRLVIVSVLAIFMPKGIWLVIIALLLTEWIGMSKIARAEMLKTKEQEYVLASRTLGARNGHIIFREILPNTIGPIITQVMFSIPTAIFTEAFLSFVGVGIALPMCSVGTLIEDGFNNITTLPYQILPPIIVLALLMLGFNFIGDGLREALAPKLEDM
- a CDS encoding ABC transporter ATP-binding protein, producing the protein MSETPKKILDIKNLDISFKTNAGIVHAIRGVSLDLCKGETVAVVGESGSGKSVTMKAAMGLLDSNAIINSGEILYTYTDKDGNEVTTDLLKLSRKELRRDINGQRIAMVFQDPMTSLDPTMTIGKQIMEGMFLHKHMEKEAARKRAIELLDLVGIPEAEKRFKNYPHQLSGGMRQRVVIAIALSADPDILICDEPTTALDVTIQARILELIMDIQKKMKLSVIYITHDLGVVAKVADYVNVMYAGKIVEVGNVNEIFYEPKHPYTWGLLSSMPDLDTDDERLYSIPGSPPNLLHEPKGDAFAARNQFAMAIDEKEEPPMFQVSRTHFAATWLLHPDAPKVEMPTELKTRIERAQKEVAKYL
- a CDS encoding ABC transporter ATP-binding protein, translated to MSEPLLRVENLKQHFRISRSYTVKAVNGVSFEIYPGETYGLVGESGSGKTTIGRSIIRLYNPTDGKIIFDGMDITGKLEGKTRETLRENMQMIFQDPMASLNPRKKVSDIIGEGLDIHHRYKSREDRAEQISAMLRKVGLSPEHASRYPHQFSGGQRQRVGIARALIMNPKLIIADECISALDVSIQAQVVNLMKDIQEETSCAYLFIAHDLSMVKYISDRIGVLHLGYLVEAGTKEEIFSNPVHPYTKSLLSAIPHPNPEVEKRRKSIAYDYASSGIDYAKGTEHSVGGTHTVLATDEEFDKWVNER